Proteins encoded in a region of the Rhodospirillaceae bacterium genome:
- a CDS encoding nucleotide-binding protein: protein MEKKNKAKAIERLQNVLDQIQKLTKYRHNSPEFKKWFRDSKVTIIHTFGDNSTHLKDFESIIYLPAIRLGNIQKSEWEEAYFKGLEEASFVLKSMVYEVNEYWEEGENSNRNLENRANTTNIKKVFVIHGHDDSARESVARFLEKLELKPVILHEQPNKGRTIIEKFEDHADVGFAVVLLTPDDIGAAVKNRDKLRPRARQNVILELGFFLGRLGRERVCPLVKGDVETPSDYDGVVYTKLDEADGWKMKLVQELKAAGFDIDANRAFGP from the coding sequence ATGGAGAAAAAAAATAAAGCCAAAGCCATTGAACGATTGCAGAATGTGCTCGATCAAATCCAAAAACTGACGAAATATCGTCATAACTCTCCAGAATTTAAGAAATGGTTTCGAGATTCTAAGGTAACGATAATCCATACGTTCGGAGATAATTCAACACATCTCAAGGATTTCGAAAGTATTATTTACCTTCCAGCTATTCGTTTAGGTAATATCCAGAAATCAGAATGGGAGGAAGCCTACTTTAAGGGCCTAGAGGAGGCTTCTTTCGTACTCAAATCTATGGTTTATGAGGTTAATGAATATTGGGAAGAAGGCGAAAATTCAAACAGGAATTTAGAAAATAGAGCAAATACAACTAATATCAAGAAGGTATTCGTCATACACGGCCACGACGATTCGGCTAGAGAGTCGGTTGCAAGATTTCTTGAAAAATTGGAATTGAAGCCGGTCATTTTACACGAACAACCCAATAAGGGCCGTACAATTATTGAGAAGTTCGAGGACCATGCGGATGTCGGCTTCGCCGTCGTCCTGCTCACTCCCGACGACATTGGGGCAGCTGTCAAGAACAGGGACAAACTTCGGCCTCGCGCACGGCAGAATGTCATTCTAGAACTTGGATTTTTCCTCGGACGGCTTGGCCGGGAACGGGTCTGCCCCTTAGTCAAGGGCGACGTGGAAACACCGTCGGACTACGATGGGGTCGTGTATACTAAGCTCGATGAAGCAGACGGGTGGAAGATGAAGCTCGTTCAGGAATTGAAAGCCGCCGGATTCGATATCGACGCCAACCGGGCTTTCGGGCCATGA
- a CDS encoding metallophosphoesterase, whose translation MSALENPGGEYPGGDRPFHLWAQGCAHVFHDKTCGRESLGDALRQSERGGPAGDDAGAPPFDWDICINVGDYSSAFGPPTDEEGAEIVRQFGALKHHRREQIYSVCGNHDRDPFSEPEGSWFRKWIDPMGENTATSGVERSRYPYPVHGTWDRYWFDVGNIRFLMMSDVNERAQTLGRGPLGGNPGGVVTAETFDWWADMVERSRGERIVVTVHHYVLKETTVASGEWEGMKKGPDGAWRMDYHGYYAEGTPNGASYLYWVGGAADSGRFERYLEDNPGAVDLWFGGHTHTNPDDQHGGKSHIETRYGGTTFVNAAALTRHFVADHAMPHSRVLTFAPGSREVRIRCYMHTSEHRPAGWYDARERRITLGRPFTWTE comes from the coding sequence ATGAGCGCCCTCGAAAATCCCGGGGGCGAATATCCCGGGGGCGACCGGCCCTTCCACCTGTGGGCCCAGGGCTGCGCCCACGTCTTCCATGACAAGACCTGCGGGCGGGAGAGCCTGGGCGACGCGCTGCGCCAGTCGGAGCGCGGCGGCCCGGCGGGGGACGATGCAGGCGCACCGCCCTTCGACTGGGACATCTGCATCAATGTCGGCGACTACAGCTCCGCGTTCGGCCCGCCGACCGACGAGGAGGGCGCGGAGATCGTCCGCCAGTTCGGCGCGCTCAAGCATCACCGGCGCGAGCAAATCTACAGCGTATGCGGCAACCACGACCGCGATCCGTTCAGCGAACCGGAAGGAAGCTGGTTCCGCAAGTGGATCGACCCGATGGGCGAGAATACGGCGACGTCGGGCGTCGAGCGCAGCCGCTATCCCTACCCGGTGCACGGCACATGGGACCGCTACTGGTTCGACGTCGGCAACATCCGCTTCCTGATGATGAGCGACGTCAACGAGCGCGCGCAAACGCTGGGCCGCGGCCCGCTCGGCGGCAATCCCGGCGGCGTGGTGACCGCGGAGACCTTCGACTGGTGGGCCGACATGGTCGAGCGCAGCCGCGGCGAGCGCATCGTCGTGACGGTCCACCACTACGTCCTCAAGGAGACCACCGTCGCGAGCGGCGAATGGGAGGGCATGAAGAAGGGGCCGGACGGCGCCTGGCGGATGGACTATCACGGCTACTACGCCGAGGGCACGCCGAACGGCGCCTCCTATCTCTACTGGGTCGGCGGCGCAGCGGATTCCGGCCGGTTCGAGCGCTATCTGGAAGACAATCCCGGCGCGGTCGACCTGTGGTTCGGCGGCCACACCCATACCAACCCGGACGATCAGCACGGCGGCAAGTCCCATATCGAGACCCGCTACGGCGGCACGACCTTCGTCAATGCCGCGGCGCTGACCCGCCATTTCGTGGCGGATCACGCGATGCCGCACAGCCGCGTGCTGACCTTCGCGCCGGGCAGCCGCGAGGTGCGCATCCGCTGCTACATGCACACGAGCGAACACCGCCCGGCCGGCTGGTACGACGCCAGGGAACGCCGGATAACGCTGGGCAGGCCCTTTACCTGGACGGAATAG